From the genome of Gemmatimonas phototrophica, one region includes:
- a CDS encoding ATP-binding protein — MYSRRLKSLLASSRKSVLLLGPRQVGKSTLMRALHPTLEINLAHEATYLEFARNPLELESRLDALPAPKESDALRTIFIDEIQRSPSLLNTVQSLLDRPQHGLRFLLTGSSARKLRRGEANLLPGRLHAYRMGPLTSAEMGYDVPTTTALMHGTLPGVLAEESVRDREKTLRSYAAIYLREEVQAENLTRSLEGFARFLTVIGEWAGAHLDLAKIATAAQVSRMSAGRWLDVLEDTLLIHRVDAFAKSATRRLVQHPKAYFFDVGVLNGLLGNFVASPDRIGRLFEHLVYTQLVHSAAAFDEDVRVSAFRTEHGAEVDFIVERGSDLFAIEVKASRTVAPSDLGGLARFVDYYGKPHRRMVWYLGKEPKRLGDVDVLPWQQGLKAIGW, encoded by the coding sequence ATGTATTCTCGTCGACTGAAATCCCTCCTCGCGTCGTCCCGAAAGAGCGTGCTGCTGCTCGGGCCTCGACAGGTCGGGAAGTCCACGCTCATGCGCGCGCTGCACCCCACGCTCGAAATCAATCTCGCGCACGAGGCCACCTATCTCGAGTTCGCGCGCAATCCGCTCGAACTCGAATCGCGCCTCGACGCGCTGCCCGCGCCCAAGGAATCCGACGCCCTGCGCACGATCTTCATCGATGAAATCCAGCGCAGCCCGAGTCTGCTCAACACCGTTCAGTCGCTGCTCGACCGACCGCAGCATGGCCTGCGCTTTCTCCTCACGGGTTCGAGTGCACGGAAGCTCCGTCGCGGCGAAGCCAATCTGCTGCCGGGGCGGTTGCACGCATATCGCATGGGACCATTGACCAGCGCCGAGATGGGCTACGACGTCCCGACGACGACGGCGCTGATGCATGGTACCCTGCCGGGAGTCCTCGCGGAGGAGTCGGTGCGCGACCGCGAGAAAACGCTGCGCAGCTACGCGGCCATCTATCTCCGCGAAGAAGTCCAGGCCGAAAACCTGACACGAAGCCTCGAAGGGTTCGCTCGATTCCTCACGGTGATTGGGGAGTGGGCGGGGGCGCACCTCGATCTCGCCAAGATCGCCACGGCCGCGCAGGTGAGCCGTATGTCGGCGGGGCGCTGGCTCGACGTGTTGGAGGATACGCTGCTCATCCACCGCGTTGACGCGTTCGCCAAGAGCGCCACCCGCCGATTGGTGCAGCATCCCAAGGCGTACTTCTTCGACGTCGGCGTGCTCAACGGACTGCTCGGAAACTTCGTGGCCTCGCCCGATCGCATCGGTCGTTTGTTCGAGCATCTGGTCTACACGCAGCTGGTGCACAGCGCCGCCGCGTTCGACGAGGACGTGCGGGTCTCCGCCTTCCGCACTGAGCATGGCGCGGAAGTGGATTTCATCGTCGAGCGCGGAAGCGACCTCTTCGCCATCGAGGTCAAAGCCTCGCGCACCGTGGCGCCGTCAGACCTGGGCGGCTTGGCGCGCTTTGTCGACTACTATGGCAAGCCGCATCGGCGCATGGTGTGGTACCTTGGCAAGGAGCCCAAGCGCCTGGGAGACGTGGACGTCTTGCCGTGGCAGCAGGGCCTCAAGGCCATCGGATGGTAA
- a CDS encoding protein kinase domain-containing protein, which yields MTTDLRAQLQSTLGDGYTLERELGGGGMSRVFVARENALGREVVVKVLAPELSASVSAERFTREIATAARLQQANIVPVLAAGTSDGVPYYTMPYVKGESLRAQMARGMPLSMHDRLNVLRDVARALAYAHGEGVIHRDIKPDNILLSAGTAVVTDFGIAKAISAARTYDGPPAGTNDGTLTQAGSSIGTPAYMAPEQAVGDAVDHRADLYAWGVVAYELLSGAHPFAGKTGTSQLIAAHLTETPVALAMRSPDVPREVVALVMQCLAKAPGDRPASAHVLLEQLATVSTHSAERAAAPSGAATGSRSFTMVAAALVLVAGAAALWFMNGRGGDGDTRTPAAAGAPAESLSSLAVLPFVNTSGDAKDEYFSDGLTDELAHALSKLPGLRLAGRSSSFSFKGKTILAPDVGKALGVGAIVEGTVRRAGDRIRLTAQLTSTRDGQVLWSDAFERTGADVFAVQDAFTSAIVAALTPRLGQSPGRGIRSTATASVAARGTTDAVAYDLYLKGRYYWAQRGAGPLDSAVKYLEAAVQRDSMFARGWAALALAYVIRPNFNSDVDFAPSDAKTEIAARRALALDSTSADAHAAIGFAAIRQFNFAQVATSMATARRLEPASAIAAHWSAIAFHVLGDTAQADEQMERALTLDPLSPTTFNTRSRMLSERRQFARALENDARAAQLSTTFLTNSAPPLIWAGLADSAFRVTKRALVSDRTRGRLGYAILAAAAAGEWNAARALQRQIAARGADVRSFDRAVAALVFGDRATAAALFVDHLEQDGALANLAFSVCYPPYDGIRAEPAWKAFLARHQLKECPYTSPWPIRPAPTVPR from the coding sequence GTGACGACCGACCTGCGCGCACAACTCCAATCGACATTGGGCGACGGCTACACCCTCGAGCGCGAGCTCGGCGGGGGCGGCATGTCGCGCGTGTTCGTGGCGCGCGAGAATGCGTTGGGGCGCGAGGTGGTGGTGAAGGTGCTGGCGCCGGAGCTCTCGGCGAGTGTGAGCGCCGAGCGCTTCACGCGCGAGATCGCGACGGCAGCACGGTTGCAGCAGGCGAACATTGTGCCGGTGCTGGCGGCGGGCACGTCGGATGGCGTGCCGTATTACACCATGCCGTACGTAAAGGGCGAGTCGCTGCGCGCGCAGATGGCGCGTGGCATGCCGTTGTCGATGCACGATCGGCTGAATGTGTTGCGCGATGTGGCACGCGCGTTGGCGTACGCGCACGGTGAAGGGGTAATTCACCGTGACATCAAGCCGGACAACATCCTGCTGTCGGCAGGCACCGCGGTGGTCACCGACTTCGGGATCGCGAAGGCCATTAGCGCGGCGCGTACCTACGATGGCCCGCCGGCGGGTACCAACGATGGCACGCTCACGCAGGCCGGGAGCAGCATAGGGACGCCGGCGTACATGGCGCCTGAACAGGCCGTCGGCGATGCCGTGGATCATCGCGCCGACCTCTACGCGTGGGGCGTGGTGGCGTACGAACTGCTCAGTGGCGCGCATCCGTTTGCCGGCAAGACGGGCACGTCCCAGTTGATCGCGGCGCATCTCACGGAAACGCCCGTTGCGCTCGCGATGCGATCGCCGGATGTGCCGCGCGAGGTGGTGGCGCTGGTCATGCAGTGCCTCGCCAAAGCCCCGGGAGATCGCCCGGCTTCGGCCCATGTACTGTTGGAACAGCTCGCGACCGTTTCAACGCACAGCGCCGAGCGGGCAGCCGCACCGTCCGGCGCCGCAACCGGTTCGCGTTCTTTCACCATGGTGGCGGCAGCACTGGTGCTGGTGGCAGGTGCCGCGGCACTTTGGTTCATGAACGGTCGCGGTGGCGACGGCGACACGCGCACTCCCGCTGCGGCAGGCGCGCCGGCGGAATCGCTCTCATCGCTGGCGGTGCTGCCCTTCGTGAACACGAGCGGCGATGCCAAGGATGAGTACTTCAGCGACGGCCTCACCGACGAACTTGCGCATGCGTTGTCCAAGCTGCCCGGGCTGCGTCTGGCAGGCCGCAGCTCCAGTTTTTCGTTCAAAGGCAAGACAATTCTCGCCCCCGACGTAGGCAAGGCGTTGGGCGTTGGTGCGATTGTGGAAGGCACGGTGCGCCGCGCTGGAGATCGCATACGCCTGACCGCGCAGCTCACGAGTACGCGCGACGGTCAGGTGCTCTGGAGTGATGCATTCGAACGTACCGGCGCCGACGTGTTTGCGGTGCAGGACGCGTTCACGAGTGCGATTGTTGCGGCGCTCACGCCACGACTTGGCCAGTCGCCGGGCCGCGGCATACGGTCCACTGCGACGGCGAGCGTCGCCGCACGCGGAACCACCGATGCGGTCGCATACGATCTCTATCTCAAGGGCCGCTACTACTGGGCGCAGCGTGGCGCCGGTCCACTCGACAGCGCGGTGAAGTATCTCGAAGCAGCGGTACAGCGTGACAGCATGTTCGCGCGCGGCTGGGCTGCACTGGCCTTGGCGTACGTGATCCGTCCCAACTTCAACTCCGACGTGGATTTCGCGCCATCTGATGCGAAGACGGAGATTGCCGCGCGTCGGGCACTGGCGCTCGATTCCACGAGTGCGGATGCACACGCGGCCATCGGCTTTGCGGCGATCCGCCAGTTCAACTTCGCGCAGGTCGCGACATCCATGGCCACCGCGCGACGACTTGAGCCGGCGAGCGCCATTGCCGCGCATTGGTCGGCCATCGCCTTTCACGTGCTGGGCGATACGGCGCAAGCCGACGAGCAGATGGAGCGGGCCCTCACGCTCGACCCGCTTTCGCCCACCACGTTCAACACGCGTTCCCGCATGCTCTCGGAGCGACGCCAGTTCGCGCGAGCGCTTGAGAACGACGCCAGGGCGGCGCAGCTGAGCACCACCTTTCTGACCAATTCGGCCCCGCCGTTGATATGGGCGGGACTGGCGGACAGTGCGTTTCGCGTGACGAAACGCGCCCTCGTGTCGGATCGGACCCGTGGTCGATTGGGGTACGCCATCCTGGCCGCCGCGGCTGCTGGCGAATGGAATGCCGCGCGCGCGTTGCAGCGGCAGATCGCTGCGCGTGGTGCCGACGTGCGATCGTTCGATCGCGCGGTCGCCGCGCTGGTGTTTGGTGATCGTGCTACGGCAGCCGCACTGTTTGTCGACCATCTCGAACAGGATGGCGCGCTCGCGAACCTGGCCTTCTCCGTCTGCTATCCTCCATACGACGGCATCCGCGCCGAGCCCGCGTGGAAGGCGTTCCTGGCGCGGCATCAGTTGAAGGAATGTCCGTACACATCGCCGTGGCCGATTCGGCCGGCGCCGACGGTGCCACGCTGA
- a CDS encoding Gfo/Idh/MocA family oxidoreductase: protein MGGSSIPSSLRVALIGFGPGGAYFHAPLIATTPGLTLSVVVTSDEGRRAQALRDYSGVAVVASAAELWDRSSEIDLVVIATPNRSHAPLALAAFDHGIHVVVDKPFAVTAAEGRTAADAARTAGRLLIPYQNRRWDGDFLTVRALLAQGAFGTVHHFESRFDRWRPQPTGSWRESSEPGVAGGLLYDLGSHLIDQALLLFGPVAGVYAELDMRRPGVTAEDDVFVSLTHVSGVRSHLHASALAAQATPRFRVSGSAASLVKWGLDVQEAALKAGMKPGGDAWGQEPPERWGMLGTETASAPVPTHPGNYPAFYAGVVAAVRGDAPPPVQIHEAIAMLDVIEAAQRSARERRVVELSASSA, encoded by the coding sequence ATGGGAGGGTCGTCTATTCCGTCGTCCCTCCGCGTGGCGCTCATTGGGTTCGGTCCCGGCGGGGCATACTTCCATGCGCCGCTGATTGCGACGACGCCGGGACTGACGCTCAGCGTCGTGGTCACTAGCGATGAAGGTCGTCGCGCGCAGGCGCTGCGCGATTATTCCGGCGTTGCCGTAGTCGCCTCCGCGGCGGAGCTGTGGGACCGGTCGAGCGAGATTGACCTCGTGGTGATCGCCACACCGAACCGCAGTCATGCGCCGCTCGCACTGGCGGCGTTCGACCACGGAATCCACGTGGTCGTCGATAAGCCGTTCGCCGTGACCGCCGCCGAGGGGCGCACTGCGGCCGATGCCGCGCGCACCGCGGGACGACTGCTCATTCCCTACCAGAATCGCCGTTGGGACGGCGACTTTCTCACGGTGCGTGCCTTGCTCGCACAGGGAGCATTCGGCACCGTCCATCACTTTGAGAGCCGATTCGACCGCTGGCGTCCGCAGCCAACCGGCTCATGGCGTGAGTCCAGCGAACCAGGCGTGGCCGGTGGTCTGCTGTACGATCTCGGGAGCCATCTCATTGACCAGGCGTTGCTGCTCTTCGGCCCGGTGGCCGGGGTGTACGCCGAGCTGGACATGCGGCGGCCGGGCGTCACGGCAGAGGATGACGTGTTCGTGTCGCTCACGCACGTGAGCGGCGTGCGGTCGCACCTGCATGCCAGCGCGCTCGCGGCGCAGGCCACGCCGCGCTTCCGTGTAAGCGGGTCCGCGGCGTCGTTGGTGAAGTGGGGCCTCGATGTGCAGGAGGCGGCGCTCAAGGCGGGGATGAAGCCGGGCGGCGACGCGTGGGGTCAGGAGCCGCCCGAACGGTGGGGCATGCTCGGCACCGAAACGGCGAGCGCGCCGGTGCCAACACACCCCGGCAACTATCCGGCGTTCTATGCAGGTGTCGTCGCCGCCGTTCGCGGGGACGCGCCGCCCCCCGTGCAAATACACGAGGCCATCGCCATGCTCGATGTGATCGAAGCGGCGCAGCGCTCGGCGCGTGAGCGGCGCGTGGTGGAGCTGTCAGCGTCGAGCGCGTAG
- a CDS encoding Cof-type HAD-IIB family hydrolase: MSSAQQQHAGDIGAGSRRPVRMVCLDVDGTMLGESGTVRDAVWHAVEMARSAGIQLTMCSGRPGFGVTRELAQRVNATGWHCFQNGASIVRLHDGHSQSAVLDDDIIKMLIARAREKNRLLELYTDSQYVTESETRVARVHAEVLGLPYAPQPYESLSPPIVRAQWIVAHHELDALVAEPHDGLEISPAMGPALPDQVFVNLTRRGVDKGYALRVIAAEYGVALDEVMYVGDGLNDTPALGIVGWPVAMGNAEPVAKALAKHIVADVESDGVAEALEMAVASRS, translated from the coding sequence GTGAGCAGCGCACAACAGCAGCACGCCGGGGACATCGGCGCCGGCTCACGCCGCCCTGTGCGCATGGTGTGCCTCGACGTAGATGGCACCATGCTCGGGGAATCCGGCACCGTGCGCGATGCCGTCTGGCACGCGGTGGAGATGGCGCGCAGCGCCGGCATTCAGCTCACCATGTGCTCGGGGCGTCCGGGCTTTGGCGTCACGCGCGAGCTGGCGCAGCGGGTGAACGCCACCGGATGGCACTGCTTCCAGAACGGCGCCAGCATCGTGCGCCTGCACGACGGGCATTCGCAGTCGGCGGTGCTGGACGACGACATCATCAAAATGCTCATCGCGCGCGCGCGCGAAAAGAATCGCCTGCTCGAACTCTATACGGACTCGCAGTACGTCACGGAAAGCGAGACGCGGGTGGCACGCGTGCATGCCGAAGTACTTGGCTTGCCCTATGCGCCGCAGCCGTACGAATCGCTGTCGCCGCCCATCGTTCGCGCGCAGTGGATCGTGGCGCACCACGAGCTGGACGCGCTCGTGGCCGAGCCGCACGACGGGTTGGAAATCTCTCCGGCCATGGGTCCGGCACTCCCGGACCAGGTGTTCGTGAATCTCACGCGGCGCGGCGTGGACAAGGGATATGCGCTACGGGTGATCGCCGCCGAGTACGGCGTGGCGCTCGACGAAGTGATGTACGTCGGTGATGGCCTCAACGACACACCGGCGCTTGGCATCGTCGGGTGGCCCGTGGCTATGGGCAACGCCGAGCCGGTGGCCAAGGCGCTGGCAAAGCATATCGTGGCCGACGTGGAGTCGGACGGAGTGGCCGAGGCGTTGGAGATGGCGGTCGCCAGCCGGAGCTGA
- the ptsG gene encoding PTS glucose transporter subunit IIBC — MSQGRAAFGWLQKIGKSLMLPVSVLPAAGLLLGLGSAKFSILPAAMSSVMAQAGGAIFGNLPLIFSIGVALGLTGNDGVAALAAVVGFAVMIATMGVMAPLVGYEAKQIMGMPSIETGVFGGILIGTIAALLYNRYYRVTLPSYLGFFAGKRSVPILTALAAVVTGIVLSVVWPPIGHQIDVFSHWAANSNPALAFSVYGVVERSLIPFGLHHIWNVPFFFQVGQFTDPATGQVLTGEIPRFAAGDPTAGYLAGGYLFKMWGLPAAALAMWRTARPENRAKVGGIMISAALTSFLTGITEPIEFAFMFAAPLLYAMHALLAAVAYFVAVELGIRHGTTFSHGLIDYIVLFPNSTRGIWFLWLGPLWAAMYFALFRTMILKRDLKTPGREVEDGASVSDDTADAERASGTRAGVDDSMAAQLVAAFGGPENIRNLDACITRLRVDLHDVSRASASTLKALGASGVMQVGNGMQAIFGTRSENLKTDMEEYMSAMPAASAPVSVVAPAAISDTPTVVITDGHRARASAITAALGGTDNIAESDAVALTRVRVVLHDTSRLNESALTAAGVRGVMRMDGGVVHLIVGEDAAGIAAAMAPSVSSAR, encoded by the coding sequence ATGAGTCAGGGTCGCGCCGCCTTCGGGTGGCTTCAGAAAATCGGCAAGTCGCTCATGCTCCCCGTGTCGGTGCTCCCGGCCGCGGGCCTGCTGCTCGGCTTGGGCAGTGCCAAGTTCAGCATCCTGCCAGCCGCCATGTCGAGCGTGATGGCGCAGGCAGGGGGGGCCATCTTTGGCAACCTGCCGCTGATCTTCTCCATCGGGGTCGCGCTAGGTCTAACCGGCAACGACGGCGTGGCGGCGCTGGCCGCCGTGGTGGGGTTCGCAGTCATGATTGCGACCATGGGCGTCATGGCCCCATTGGTGGGCTATGAGGCCAAGCAGATCATGGGTATGCCGTCTATTGAGACGGGTGTGTTTGGCGGCATCCTCATTGGGACCATCGCGGCGCTGCTGTACAACCGGTACTATCGCGTCACGCTGCCGTCGTATCTGGGCTTCTTTGCCGGCAAGCGATCGGTGCCCATTCTCACCGCCCTCGCGGCCGTCGTGACCGGCATCGTGCTCAGCGTGGTGTGGCCGCCCATCGGCCACCAGATCGACGTGTTCTCGCACTGGGCCGCCAACAGCAATCCCGCGTTGGCGTTCTCCGTGTACGGCGTCGTGGAGCGGTCGCTCATTCCCTTCGGCCTGCACCACATCTGGAACGTGCCGTTCTTCTTCCAGGTGGGGCAGTTCACCGATCCGGCCACAGGGCAGGTGCTCACCGGAGAGATCCCGCGCTTTGCCGCGGGCGACCCCACCGCTGGCTACCTCGCGGGCGGCTACCTCTTCAAGATGTGGGGACTCCCTGCCGCGGCCCTCGCCATGTGGCGCACTGCGCGTCCCGAGAATCGCGCCAAGGTGGGCGGCATCATGATCTCGGCGGCGCTCACATCGTTCCTCACCGGAATCACGGAGCCCATCGAGTTCGCGTTCATGTTCGCGGCGCCATTGCTCTATGCCATGCATGCGCTGCTGGCCGCCGTGGCGTACTTCGTCGCGGTGGAGCTGGGCATCCGGCACGGCACCACCTTCTCGCACGGGTTGATCGACTACATCGTCCTCTTCCCCAACTCCACGCGCGGGATCTGGTTTCTCTGGCTGGGCCCCCTGTGGGCGGCGATGTACTTCGCGCTGTTCCGCACCATGATCCTCAAGCGCGACCTCAAGACCCCGGGGCGTGAGGTGGAAGACGGTGCCTCGGTGTCTGACGACACGGCAGACGCGGAGCGAGCCTCGGGCACTCGCGCGGGCGTGGACGATAGTATGGCGGCCCAACTGGTGGCGGCCTTTGGCGGCCCGGAGAACATCCGTAACCTCGACGCCTGCATCACCAGGTTGCGGGTGGACTTGCACGATGTCTCTCGCGCCAGTGCCTCGACCCTGAAGGCGTTGGGCGCATCCGGCGTGATGCAGGTGGGCAATGGCATGCAGGCGATCTTCGGGACCCGATCGGAGAACCTCAAGACCGACATGGAGGAGTACATGAGTGCCATGCCGGCGGCGTCTGCGCCCGTATCCGTTGTCGCACCGGCTGCCATTTCTGACACACCAACCGTCGTCATCACCGACGGCCACCGCGCCCGCGCATCCGCCATCACCGCCGCCCTCGGCGGCACCGACAACATCGCCGAGTCCGACGCCGTGGCACTTACTCGGGTGCGCGTGGTATTGCACGACACATCACGACTCAATGAGTCCGCGCTCACCGCGGCTGGTGTGCGCGGTGTGATGCGCATGGACGGCGGTGTTGTACATCTCATCGTTGGCGAAGACGCCGCCGGAATCGCGGCGGCCATGGCACCCTCTGTTTCGTCAGCGCGGTGA
- the ptsP gene encoding phosphoenolpyruvate--protein phosphotransferase yields the protein MPESTLAPITGRATLALLAPVSGVIVPLEDVPDPVFAQRLAGDGLSIDPLGSEVVAPCDAVVRQVHRASHAVTLEASGLEIVIHVGLDTVLLQGAGFHPAVKAGQQVRAGDVLLRFDIDDVARRARSLLTEVIVSNMDRVAALRPRSGMVVAGHDVLFEVELTTDPGTIAAPASADSAITSAPVVVGARTGLHARPAAVVAAAARRFAADLRLHKGEQEANARSVVSIMALEVGGGDTLTVVGRGSDAAEAIQALVALLASDLDAGAGEAHAEAAPVAPVAIVPSTTEPVAEGVLRGVAASPGLAIGHVFHLRHDDTVVEQRGADPAQEQRALESALSAAHVQLEGLRQRLTEEADADHAAIFAAHQELLEDPEVLDRAAALVRAGDSAAWAWRQAYTSQADRLSALSNAVMRGRATDLRDVGRRVLQLLVGGSAPVDVPADSIVVAEDLTPSDTAALDRTKVRALCTTMGSATSHVAILARGLGLPAVAGVDPRILAVPAGTRVVVDGDRGTVNTTPSADEESRIVARQAVDSERRERDLAVAMEPATTTDGHRVEVVANIGAVSEGARVADVGGEGVGLLRSEFLFMDRRTAPDEDEQAKSYRTVARALGPDRILVIRTLDVGGDKPLPYLDVAAELNPFLGERGVRLTLARPELFRTQVRAILRASTSGKVAMMFPMIAKLAEWRAAKALVEREREALGVAPIPVGIMVEIPAAALIAEQFAREADFFSVGTNDLTQYTMAMDRTNPRLAPQVDALHPSVLRLIERTVAGARAHGRWVGVCGALAGDLHAVPILIGLGVDELSADIPLVPAVKARVRSLSLAECRETARLALEAGDGTEVRAIVAQRHP from the coding sequence ATGCCGGAGTCCACCCTCGCGCCGATCACTGGTCGCGCGACGCTCGCCCTGCTCGCCCCAGTCTCGGGCGTCATCGTCCCCCTCGAGGACGTACCCGACCCGGTCTTTGCCCAACGACTCGCCGGCGACGGGCTCTCCATCGACCCGCTCGGGAGCGAAGTCGTGGCCCCCTGCGATGCCGTGGTGCGGCAGGTCCATCGCGCCTCCCACGCGGTGACTCTTGAAGCGTCGGGCCTCGAGATCGTCATCCACGTGGGACTGGATACCGTGCTGCTGCAGGGGGCCGGGTTCCACCCCGCCGTGAAAGCCGGCCAGCAGGTGCGCGCCGGCGACGTGCTCCTCCGTTTCGACATTGACGACGTCGCTCGACGCGCCCGATCGCTGCTCACTGAGGTGATCGTCTCCAACATGGACCGCGTGGCCGCCTTGCGGCCTCGCTCGGGGATGGTGGTGGCAGGGCACGACGTGCTGTTCGAGGTGGAGCTCACGACCGACCCGGGCACCATCGCAGCGCCCGCCTCCGCAGACTCGGCCATTACCTCCGCCCCGGTCGTCGTTGGCGCGCGCACGGGGCTGCACGCGCGTCCCGCCGCAGTGGTCGCCGCGGCGGCCCGGCGTTTTGCCGCGGACCTCCGGCTGCACAAAGGCGAGCAAGAGGCCAACGCGCGCAGTGTCGTCTCCATCATGGCCCTCGAAGTGGGCGGCGGAGACACCCTCACGGTGGTTGGGCGCGGCAGCGACGCCGCCGAAGCCATTCAGGCGCTGGTCGCATTGCTCGCGTCCGATCTTGATGCGGGTGCTGGCGAGGCACACGCAGAAGCCGCGCCCGTAGCTCCCGTGGCTATCGTCCCCTCCACCACCGAGCCCGTCGCCGAAGGCGTCCTGCGCGGCGTCGCCGCGTCGCCGGGGCTGGCCATCGGGCACGTCTTCCACCTGCGCCACGACGACACGGTGGTCGAGCAGCGGGGCGCTGACCCTGCACAGGAGCAACGCGCGCTGGAGTCGGCGCTGAGCGCCGCGCATGTGCAACTGGAAGGGTTACGGCAACGCCTCACCGAAGAGGCTGATGCCGACCACGCGGCCATCTTCGCGGCGCATCAGGAGCTGCTGGAAGACCCGGAGGTGCTCGACCGCGCCGCCGCACTGGTGCGCGCCGGCGACTCCGCCGCCTGGGCCTGGCGACAGGCCTACACCTCACAAGCCGACCGGCTCTCCGCGCTCTCCAATGCCGTCATGCGCGGACGCGCCACCGACCTTCGCGATGTGGGGCGCCGGGTGCTGCAGCTCCTGGTTGGCGGCTCGGCGCCGGTGGACGTTCCCGCCGACTCCATTGTCGTGGCCGAAGACCTCACCCCGTCGGACACGGCCGCGCTCGACCGCACCAAGGTGCGCGCGCTGTGCACCACCATGGGGAGCGCCACGTCGCACGTGGCCATCCTCGCCCGCGGACTGGGGCTACCGGCGGTGGCCGGCGTAGATCCCCGCATTCTTGCCGTGCCGGCGGGTACACGCGTGGTGGTAGACGGCGACCGCGGCACCGTGAACACCACACCCAGCGCCGACGAAGAAAGCCGCATCGTTGCGCGGCAGGCTGTTGACAGCGAACGCCGCGAGCGCGACCTCGCCGTGGCCATGGAACCCGCGACCACCACCGACGGGCATCGCGTGGAAGTGGTGGCCAACATCGGTGCCGTGAGCGAAGGCGCGCGCGTCGCCGACGTTGGCGGCGAAGGAGTGGGGCTGTTGCGCAGCGAGTTCCTCTTCATGGACCGGCGCACCGCCCCCGACGAAGACGAACAGGCCAAGAGCTATCGCACTGTAGCCCGCGCACTGGGTCCCGACCGCATCCTCGTCATCCGCACACTCGATGTTGGTGGCGACAAGCCGCTGCCGTACCTCGATGTCGCCGCCGAACTGAATCCGTTTCTCGGTGAACGAGGGGTGCGTCTCACGCTGGCGCGTCCCGAGTTGTTCCGCACGCAGGTGCGGGCCATTCTGCGGGCGTCCACGTCCGGCAAAGTGGCGATGATGTTCCCCATGATTGCCAAGCTGGCGGAGTGGCGCGCGGCGAAGGCGCTCGTGGAGCGTGAGCGTGAGGCGCTGGGTGTAGCGCCCATTCCAGTGGGCATCATGGTGGAGATCCCCGCCGCCGCGCTCATTGCGGAGCAGTTCGCACGCGAGGCCGACTTCTTCTCGGTTGGCACCAACGACCTCACGCAGTACACGATGGCCATGGATCGCACCAACCCGCGGCTCGCGCCACAGGTGGACGCGCTACACCCCTCGGTGCTGCGACTCATCGAGCGCACGGTGGCGGGCGCCCGCGCCCACGGGCGTTGGGTGGGAGTGTGTGGCGCGCTCGCAGGTGATCTGCACGCGGTGCCCATCCTCATCGGGCTCGGTGTAGACGAACTCAGCGCCGACATCCCGCTGGTGCCAGCCGTCAAGGCGCGTGTGCGCTCGCTCTCGCTGGCCGAGTGCCGGGAGACGGCGCGTCTGGCCCTCGAGGCGGGTGATGGTACCGAAGTGCGAGCGATCGTCGCGCAGCGTCATCCATGA
- a CDS encoding BrnT family toxin, translating into MEFEFDPLKSASNFAKHGIDFDAAQALWRDDRLLEVQARTTDEPRWLVVGRIAGVAWSAVVTYRDHRVRLISVRHARAEEVALYEGEGL; encoded by the coding sequence GTGGAGTTTGAGTTCGACCCGCTCAAGAGCGCCAGCAACTTCGCCAAACACGGCATCGACTTCGACGCCGCGCAGGCGCTGTGGCGTGACGACCGACTGCTCGAAGTGCAGGCGAGGACGACCGATGAACCACGGTGGCTCGTCGTGGGACGTATCGCGGGCGTCGCCTGGTCGGCGGTGGTCACGTATCGTGATCACCGTGTTCGTCTGATATCCGTGCGCCACGCGCGCGCTGAGGAGGTGGCGTTGTATGAAGGCGAAGGACTTTGA
- the brnA gene encoding type II toxin-antitoxin system BrnA family antitoxin, which produces MKAKDFDRKFDREVDITDDLDLSTARRPTQAPRRVNVDFPVWMIDSLDQEAARLGVTRQSIIKVWIAERLEKRAS; this is translated from the coding sequence ATGAAGGCGAAGGACTTTGACCGCAAGTTCGACCGCGAGGTCGACATCACGGACGATCTCGATCTGTCCACTGCGCGTCGCCCGACGCAAGCACCGCGTCGCGTGAACGTCGACTTTCCCGTCTGGATGATTGACTCGCTCGACCAGGAAGCTGCGAGACTCGGCGTCACGCGGCAGTCGATCATCAAGGTATGGATCGCCGAACGTCTCGAGAAGCGGGCGTCGTGA